The following are from one region of the Mycolicibacterium helvum genome:
- a CDS encoding ABC transporter substrate-binding protein, which yields MRAQWTRRGFLGAAGAAGALLAAACSSDGSSDDATPTTVTIKHLFGETTIPAPPTRVVSAGFTEQDDLLAVGVVPIAVTNWFGDQPFGVWPWALPKLGSAQPVVLNLDNGIQVDQIAALKPDLIVAINAGLDADTYKKLSAIAPTIAQSDGDAFFEPWKVQATAVGTAVFQGRQMKQLVAGVDDKFADVAKNNPAFKGKKALLLAGSFVGDTLTATLPGWRTEFLTAMGFQVPDSIGAYAADDNRAAIPRDKLAEALDSADVLIWSTESDADQAALLADPSVAALAATKANRNVFTGKDLAGAIAFASPLSYPVVADQLPPLLSSALR from the coding sequence GTGAGGGCGCAGTGGACGAGGCGCGGGTTTCTTGGGGCCGCCGGCGCGGCGGGCGCGCTGCTGGCCGCGGCGTGCTCATCGGACGGCTCGAGTGATGACGCCACCCCCACAACGGTGACCATCAAGCACCTCTTCGGCGAAACCACCATTCCGGCACCGCCCACGCGCGTCGTCAGCGCCGGGTTCACCGAGCAGGACGATCTCCTCGCGGTCGGCGTCGTACCCATCGCCGTGACCAACTGGTTCGGTGACCAACCGTTCGGGGTGTGGCCGTGGGCACTGCCCAAACTCGGATCCGCCCAACCCGTTGTGCTCAACCTGGACAACGGAATTCAAGTGGACCAGATCGCCGCGCTCAAGCCCGACCTCATCGTGGCGATCAACGCAGGCCTCGACGCCGACACCTACAAGAAACTGTCGGCGATCGCACCGACCATCGCCCAGTCCGATGGCGACGCCTTCTTCGAGCCGTGGAAGGTCCAAGCCACCGCGGTCGGAACCGCGGTGTTCCAGGGGCGCCAGATGAAGCAGCTCGTCGCGGGCGTCGACGACAAATTCGCCGACGTCGCGAAGAACAACCCCGCGTTCAAGGGCAAGAAGGCATTGCTGCTGGCCGGCAGTTTCGTTGGCGACACCCTGACCGCGACGCTGCCCGGGTGGCGCACCGAGTTCCTGACCGCGATGGGCTTCCAGGTTCCCGACAGCATTGGCGCCTACGCCGCCGACGACAACCGGGCCGCCATTCCCCGCGACAAACTCGCCGAGGCCCTCGATTCCGCTGATGTGCTGATCTGGTCCACCGAGAGCGACGCCGATCAGGCTGCGCTGCTGGCTGACCCGTCCGTTGCCGCCCTGGCGGCCACCAAAGCCAACCGGAACGTCTTCACCGGCAAGGACCTCGCCGGGGCGATCGCGTTCGCGTCGCCGCTGTCCTATCCGGTGGTGGCCGATCAACTGCCACCGCTGCTGTCCAGCGCGCTGCGCTGA
- a CDS encoding queuosine precursor transporter translates to MTSSPDTARPAAPTPGFAQVGSLYYPGLVAVFTALVIISNVTATKGVAFGPVIGNWSIITDGGFIVFPLTYVIGDVLSEVYGFKAARRAIVLGFAMNILAALAFWVTIYLPAADFYTNQEHFENIVHAYTQLIVAGLAGFIVGQTINAWTVVKIKARTKEKHLWARLVGSTFAGQLGDTLVFCSIAAGAIGINSFGDFVTYTALGWIYKTAVEVVMLPITYRVIGYIKRHEPTYTQLV, encoded by the coding sequence GTGACGAGCAGCCCTGACACCGCGCGCCCAGCCGCCCCGACCCCTGGATTCGCTCAAGTCGGCTCGCTCTACTATCCGGGCCTCGTCGCCGTATTCACCGCGCTGGTGATCATCTCCAACGTCACTGCCACCAAGGGGGTCGCGTTCGGGCCCGTGATCGGGAACTGGTCGATCATCACCGACGGCGGCTTCATCGTCTTCCCGTTGACCTACGTGATCGGGGACGTGCTCTCCGAGGTGTATGGGTTCAAGGCCGCGCGGCGGGCGATCGTCCTCGGCTTCGCGATGAACATTCTGGCCGCGCTGGCATTCTGGGTGACCATCTATCTGCCGGCCGCCGACTTCTACACCAATCAAGAACATTTCGAGAACATCGTCCACGCCTACACCCAGTTGATCGTGGCCGGCCTGGCCGGTTTCATCGTCGGCCAGACGATCAACGCCTGGACCGTCGTCAAGATCAAGGCCCGCACCAAGGAGAAGCACCTGTGGGCGCGGCTGGTCGGCTCAACCTTCGCCGGGCAACTCGGTGACACCCTGGTGTTCTGCAGCATCGCCGCCGGCGCCATCGGCATCAACTCCTTCGGCGACTTCGTCACCTACACCGCACTGGGATGGATCTACAAGACCGCCGTCGAAGTGGTCATGCTGCCCATCACCTACCGGGTGATCGGGTACATCAAACGCCACGAGCCGACGTACACCCAGCTGGTCTGA
- a CDS encoding 5-oxoprolinase subunit B family protein: MATDLVVTTTIRDYGDQGLLLECESTEQVLTLAAGLRQAQLSGVLDIVPAARTVLMKLADPQHQAPTRQRLLRLHIDAPDPGDHRGADVDVVIEVVYDGTDLADVAAHTGMDIATVIEAHTATPWQVGFGGFAPGFAYLVGGDPRLAVPRRSDPRTAVPAGSVGLAGEFSGIYPRQSPGGWQLIGRTDAVLWDIDRPRPALLEPGMWVQFQAITGTP, encoded by the coding sequence GTGGCGACAGATCTCGTGGTGACCACCACAATCCGTGACTACGGCGACCAGGGGTTGCTGCTCGAATGCGAGTCGACCGAGCAGGTGCTGACACTGGCCGCGGGACTGCGCCAAGCACAGCTGTCCGGAGTGCTCGACATCGTCCCGGCCGCCCGCACCGTCCTGATGAAGCTCGCCGATCCGCAACACCAGGCACCTACCCGTCAGCGACTTCTGCGGCTACACATCGACGCCCCTGATCCGGGCGATCACCGGGGCGCAGACGTCGACGTGGTGATCGAGGTGGTCTACGACGGCACCGATCTCGCCGACGTCGCCGCGCACACCGGCATGGACATCGCCACCGTGATCGAAGCGCACACCGCCACACCCTGGCAGGTCGGATTCGGTGGATTCGCGCCGGGTTTCGCCTATCTGGTCGGTGGCGATCCCCGCCTGGCGGTGCCCCGGCGCAGCGACCCGCGCACCGCCGTACCGGCCGGATCAGTCGGACTGGCCGGCGAGTTCAGCGGCATCTACCCGCGCCAGTCGCCCGGTGGTTGGCAGCTGATCGGACGTACCGATGCGGTGCTGTGGGATATCGACCGGCCGCGGCCGGCACTGCTGGAACCCGGCATGTGGGTTCAGTTCCAGGCGATCACCGGCACCCCCTGA
- a CDS encoding 5-oxoprolinase/urea amidolyase family protein, producing the protein MIALEVLRTGPLALLEDLGRPGLAHVGVTRSGAADRRAHRLANRLVANPDDRATVEITLGGFAARVHGGGVDVAVTGADTDPAVGGIPFGTNSIHHVQAGEVISLGAPHAGLRSYLAVRGGIAVDPVLGSRSYDMMSAIGPRPLRDGDMLPVGAHTGGYPELDQAPVAAIAEDLIKLRVVPGPRDDWFTDPDALVHTDWVATDRSDRVGMRLAGRPLAYRWPDRQLPSEGATRGAIQVPPSGHPVILGPDHPVTGGYPVIGVVTDDDTDTAAQIRPGQTVRLHWTRPRIAAASSPGW; encoded by the coding sequence ATGATCGCGCTGGAAGTGTTGCGGACGGGGCCGTTGGCTCTGCTCGAAGACCTCGGCCGGCCGGGCCTCGCCCACGTCGGCGTGACGCGCTCCGGGGCGGCCGACCGCCGAGCCCACCGGTTGGCCAACCGACTGGTGGCCAACCCAGACGACCGCGCCACCGTCGAGATCACGCTCGGCGGATTCGCCGCACGGGTGCACGGCGGCGGCGTGGACGTCGCGGTGACCGGGGCCGACACCGATCCTGCCGTCGGCGGAATTCCTTTCGGCACCAACAGCATTCACCACGTCCAGGCGGGCGAAGTGATTTCGCTGGGTGCCCCACACGCCGGCCTGCGCAGCTATCTCGCGGTTCGCGGCGGCATCGCCGTTGACCCGGTGCTGGGGTCTCGCAGTTACGACATGATGTCGGCGATCGGACCCCGCCCGCTGCGCGACGGCGACATGCTCCCGGTGGGCGCCCATACCGGGGGCTATCCCGAACTCGACCAGGCCCCGGTTGCCGCCATCGCCGAGGACCTGATCAAGCTGCGCGTGGTGCCAGGCCCACGCGACGACTGGTTCACCGACCCCGACGCCCTCGTCCACACCGACTGGGTGGCCACCGACCGCAGCGACCGGGTCGGCATGAGGCTGGCCGGGCGGCCGCTCGCCTACCGCTGGCCCGACCGCCAGTTGCCCAGCGAGGGCGCCACCCGCGGCGCGATCCAGGTGCCGCCCAGCGGTCACCCGGTGATCCTGGGCCCCGACCACCCGGTCACCGGGGGCTATCCCGTCATCGGTGTGGTCACCGATGACGACACTGACACGGCCGCGCAGATCAGGCCGGGCCAGACAGTGCGACTGCACTGGACCCGGCCGCGTATCGCAGCGGCGAGCTCCCCGGGCTGGTAG
- a CDS encoding isocitrate lyase/PEP mutase family protein, giving the protein MPSQSSLAQHARALLALHQPGNPVVLPTVWDAWSASLAVEAGFAALTVGSHPLADSVGKPDGEGMGFDDVVARVAQITAAVDVPVSVDIESGYGQPGERLIEGLLGAGAVGLNIEDTVHSEGKRLRSSAEHAELVGSLRAAADKAGVHVVVNARTDLFLRNDGDDADRVDRAIARLAEAAAAGADVLYPVGRHEPETLRRLATDLPLPINAIAIPESDDPAWFGPLGVARISFGPFWQRALSVRANEILDRWR; this is encoded by the coding sequence GTGCCCAGTCAGAGCAGTCTTGCGCAGCATGCTCGAGCGTTGTTGGCGTTGCATCAGCCGGGAAACCCCGTGGTGCTCCCCACGGTGTGGGATGCCTGGTCGGCGTCACTGGCGGTGGAAGCCGGATTTGCCGCGCTGACCGTCGGAAGCCATCCACTGGCCGACTCGGTCGGTAAGCCCGACGGCGAAGGCATGGGTTTCGACGACGTCGTTGCCCGGGTCGCCCAGATTACTGCCGCCGTGGACGTGCCGGTGTCGGTCGATATCGAATCGGGCTACGGACAACCCGGTGAGCGCCTGATCGAGGGGCTGCTTGGCGCCGGGGCGGTTGGCCTGAATATCGAGGACACCGTGCACAGCGAAGGTAAGCGGCTGCGGTCATCGGCCGAGCACGCCGAACTGGTTGGCTCGTTGCGGGCCGCCGCGGATAAGGCCGGGGTCCATGTGGTCGTCAACGCTCGCACCGATCTGTTCCTGCGTAATGACGGTGACGATGCCGATCGGGTTGACCGCGCCATCGCGCGGCTGGCCGAGGCCGCCGCGGCGGGCGCCGACGTGCTCTACCCGGTGGGCCGACACGAACCGGAAACGTTGCGCCGCTTGGCCACTGATCTCCCGCTACCGATCAACGCGATCGCGATACCGGAGTCTGACGACCCGGCCTGGTTCGGGCCACTTGGGGTGGCGCGGATCAGCTTCGGGCCGTTCTGGCAGCGCGCGCTGTCGGTGCGGGCCAACGAGATCCTGGACCGCTGGCGCTAG
- a CDS encoding MarR family winged helix-turn-helix transcriptional regulator, protein MGNQLTDQDVSECVGDALDQAMDLTIRFLADRADLSASAAFTLNQVCREGPIRLTTLAAKEGVSQPSMTQLVQRLERAGLVSRLADPDDGRACLIAITDQGQALLNERKRMRRERLATLIATLTDEEQAALWLSSRVAFPLICQLAANAGGATEAAAPRPVA, encoded by the coding sequence GTGGGAAATCAGCTGACCGATCAAGACGTCAGCGAGTGCGTCGGCGATGCCCTCGACCAAGCAATGGATCTGACGATCCGGTTCCTCGCCGACCGTGCCGACCTGAGCGCATCCGCGGCATTCACGCTCAACCAGGTGTGTCGCGAAGGTCCTATCCGGTTGACCACGCTGGCCGCCAAAGAGGGCGTCAGCCAGCCATCGATGACCCAGTTGGTCCAGCGGTTGGAGCGCGCGGGGCTGGTGAGCAGGCTTGCCGATCCTGACGACGGCCGGGCCTGCTTGATCGCCATCACGGACCAGGGGCAGGCGTTGCTCAACGAGCGCAAGCGCATGCGCCGGGAACGGCTGGCGACGTTGATCGCAACACTGACCGACGAGGAGCAGGCGGCGTTGTGGCTCTCTTCGCGAGTTGCGTTCCCGCTCATCTGCCAGCTCGCTGCAAATGCCGGCGGCGCTACTGAAGCGGCCGCACCGCGGCCGGTGGCTTGA
- a CDS encoding MMPL/RND family transporter produces MTHTVTAAESASKPKRPAVPHLIRILAWPIVLFWVAIAVLVNVVAPQLEVVGELHSAPMAPEDAPSMRAMKLMGANFQEFDSNSTIMIVVEGQKPLGPDAHQYYDEIIRKLEQDPEHIQHIQDFWGDTLTAAGAQSADGKASYVMLNLAGEQGQTLANEGVDAVRKVIKETPAPPGVQAYVAGPAALTDDMHVIGNASLIQITLITLIAIAGMLLVVYRSIRTTLIQLFLTFLGLLTARGVVSILATHGAFGLTTFAGNILTMLAIAAATDYGIFIFGRYREDRGMGLDRDDSYYATFKSVAPVIVGSGLTIAGATYCLSFARLPYFTTMGAPVAIGMLVIVAIAVTLGPAVLYLGSRVGLYESKRPPQSRFWRRVGTAVVRWPAPIFVASLFVVLIGLVAIPGYKPAYNDRYYLPTDAPVNQGFAAADRHFSQARMNPDILMVEADHDMRNPADMLVLNKIASNVMHTEGIAMVQSITRPLGIPIQHSSIPFQTSVAGQTTNMNLPFQRDQLDNQLKTVDSMNVSIDILEKQYQLSLKQTQLTQDSAARSEDLLETTKALRDNIANFDDQFRPMRNYFYWEPHCFDIPLCAAARSLFDSLDGIDEVTDKTQGVQGNTDQLAALAPQLTALLPQTIASMKVSRDLALASYNSQKALLDQMQATNDTALAMGESFDQAKNDDLFFLPPEAFQNPDFQRGLKMFLSPDGKSTRMFITHEGDPATVDGIARVDSERKAAQEALKMSSLSNAKIHLGGVAATYKDMSDGARYDLLIAVVSSLTLIFMIMLILTRSAVAALVIVGTAGSSIAASFGISVLIWQDLFGVQVQWLVMLMSVIILLAVGSDYNLLLVSRFKDEIHAGLKTGIIRSMAGTGGVVTSAGLVFAATMAGMMGSKLIVLAQMGSTIAIGLLIDTFIVRSLLMPSIATMLGRWFWWPQVVYPRGDNHFRKPTPPRASSDDVDTAALPAQA; encoded by the coding sequence ATGACCCACACCGTCACCGCGGCCGAATCCGCCAGCAAGCCAAAGCGGCCCGCTGTGCCTCACCTGATCCGCATCCTCGCCTGGCCGATCGTCCTGTTCTGGGTCGCGATAGCCGTTCTGGTGAACGTCGTCGCGCCTCAGCTCGAGGTCGTCGGCGAATTGCACTCGGCGCCGATGGCGCCCGAGGACGCCCCGTCGATGCGGGCGATGAAGCTGATGGGCGCCAACTTCCAGGAATTCGACTCCAACAGCACGATCATGATCGTGGTGGAGGGTCAGAAGCCGCTCGGCCCGGATGCGCACCAGTACTACGACGAGATCATCCGCAAGCTGGAGCAAGATCCCGAGCACATTCAGCACATCCAAGACTTCTGGGGCGACACGTTGACGGCCGCAGGCGCCCAGAGCGCGGACGGCAAAGCGTCTTACGTGATGTTGAACCTCGCCGGTGAGCAAGGCCAGACCCTGGCCAACGAAGGTGTCGACGCCGTCCGCAAGGTCATCAAGGAGACCCCGGCCCCGCCCGGCGTGCAGGCGTACGTCGCAGGCCCCGCTGCGCTCACCGACGATATGCACGTCATCGGCAATGCCAGCCTTATCCAGATCACTCTGATAACGCTGATCGCAATCGCGGGCATGCTGCTGGTGGTCTACCGCTCGATCCGGACCACTCTGATCCAGTTGTTCCTGACGTTCCTCGGACTGCTGACTGCGCGTGGCGTGGTCTCAATTCTGGCCACCCACGGCGCATTTGGGCTGACCACGTTCGCCGGCAACATCCTCACGATGCTGGCGATCGCCGCAGCCACCGACTACGGCATCTTCATCTTCGGTCGATATCGCGAGGACCGCGGCATGGGGTTGGACCGCGACGACTCCTACTACGCCACCTTCAAGTCCGTCGCGCCCGTCATCGTCGGCTCGGGACTGACGATCGCGGGAGCGACGTACTGCCTGAGCTTCGCCCGCCTGCCGTACTTCACCACCATGGGTGCCCCCGTCGCGATCGGCATGCTCGTGATCGTGGCCATCGCCGTCACGCTCGGGCCGGCCGTGCTCTACCTGGGCAGCCGCGTCGGACTGTACGAGTCCAAGCGACCACCACAGAGCAGATTCTGGCGGCGGGTCGGCACCGCCGTGGTGCGCTGGCCCGCACCGATTTTCGTGGCAAGCCTGTTCGTGGTGCTGATCGGCCTGGTGGCAATTCCCGGCTACAAGCCGGCCTACAACGACCGCTACTACCTGCCCACCGATGCCCCGGTCAATCAGGGCTTCGCCGCCGCGGACCGGCACTTCAGCCAGGCCAGGATGAATCCCGACATCCTCATGGTCGAAGCCGACCACGATATGCGCAATCCCGCCGACATGCTGGTGCTGAACAAGATTGCCAGCAATGTCATGCACACCGAGGGCATTGCGATGGTGCAGAGCATCACCCGGCCACTGGGTATTCCGATCCAGCACAGCTCGATTCCGTTCCAGACGAGCGTGGCGGGCCAGACCACCAACATGAACCTGCCGTTCCAACGGGATCAATTGGACAACCAGCTCAAAACCGTTGATTCGATGAATGTTTCGATCGACATCCTGGAGAAGCAGTACCAACTCTCCCTCAAGCAGACCCAGCTGACCCAAGACTCGGCAGCCCGGTCAGAGGATCTGCTGGAGACCACCAAGGCGCTGCGCGACAACATCGCGAACTTCGACGACCAGTTCCGACCCATGCGGAACTACTTCTACTGGGAGCCGCACTGCTTCGACATCCCCCTGTGCGCAGCGGCGCGATCCCTGTTCGACTCCCTTGACGGGATCGATGAGGTGACCGATAAAACCCAAGGGGTGCAGGGCAACACCGACCAGCTGGCGGCACTCGCACCGCAGCTGACCGCACTGCTGCCCCAGACGATCGCGTCGATGAAGGTCAGCAGAGACCTGGCGCTGGCGTCATACAACTCGCAGAAGGCGCTGCTCGATCAGATGCAGGCGACCAACGACACGGCGCTGGCGATGGGGGAAAGCTTCGATCAGGCCAAGAACGACGATCTGTTCTTCTTGCCGCCGGAAGCCTTCCAGAATCCCGACTTCCAGCGCGGTCTGAAGATGTTCCTCTCACCGGACGGCAAGTCCACCCGCATGTTCATCACCCACGAGGGCGACCCAGCCACTGTCGACGGCATCGCCCGGGTCGACTCGGAGCGCAAGGCCGCGCAGGAGGCCTTGAAGATGTCCTCCCTGTCAAACGCCAAGATTCATCTCGGCGGGGTCGCGGCCACCTATAAAGACATGTCCGACGGCGCGAGATACGACCTGCTGATCGCCGTGGTGTCGTCGCTGACGCTGATCTTCATGATCATGCTCATCCTGACCCGAAGCGCCGTTGCCGCATTGGTGATCGTCGGAACCGCCGGCAGCTCGATCGCCGCATCCTTCGGTATCTCGGTGCTGATCTGGCAGGACCTGTTCGGGGTGCAGGTGCAATGGCTGGTCATGCTGATGTCCGTCATCATCCTGTTGGCGGTCGGCTCGGACTACAACCTGCTGCTGGTCTCCCGGTTCAAGGATGAGATCCACGCCGGCTTGAAGACCGGCATCATCCGGTCCATGGCCGGCACGGGTGGTGTGGTGACGTCGGCCGGTCTGGTGTTCGCCGCCACCATGGCCGGGATGATGGGCAGCAAGCTGATCGTGCTGGCCCAGATGGGTTCGACGATCGCCATCGGCCTGCTGATCGATACCTTCATCGTGCGGTCGCTACTGATGCCGTCGATCGCGACGATGCTCGGCCGGTGGTTCTGGTGGCCGCAGGTCGTGTACCCCCGTGGCGACAACCACTTCCGCAAGCCGACGCCGCCGCGGGCGTCGAGCGACGACGTCGACACGGCGGCGCTGCCCGCGCAGGCGTAG
- a CDS encoding fumarate reductase/succinate dehydrogenase flavoprotein subunit codes for MTVEVERHSYDVVVIGAGGAGLRAVIEARERGLKVAVVTKSLFGKAHTVMAEGGCAAAMRNVNTKDSWQVHFGDTMRGGKFLNNWRMAELHAQEAPDRVWELETYGALFDRTKDGKISQRNFGGHTYPRLAHVGDRTGLEIIRTLQQKIVSLQQDDKKELGDYEARIKVFHECAITDLIKDGPENGGRIAGAFGYWRETGKFILFETPAVVLATGGIGKSFKVSSNSWEYTGDGHALALRAGSGLINMEFIQFHPTGMVWPLSVKGILVTEGVRGDGGVLKNSDGKRFMFDYIPEVFKGQYAETEEEADQWLKDNDSARRTPDLLPRDEVARAINDEVKAGRGTPHGGVYLDIASRMPAEEIKRRLPSMYHQFIELAEVDITKDMMEVGPTCHYVMGGIEVDPDTGAGSTPGLFAAGECSGGMHGSNRLGGNSLSDLLVFGRRAGLGAADYVRALSARPAVTDEAIDAAAKLALSPFEPKANAENPYTLHAELQQSMNDLAGIIRKEGELEEALAKIDELKARYANVVVEGGRVFNPGWHLAIDMRNMLLVSECVAKAALQRTESRGGHTRDDFPKMDAHWRNKLLVCRVAPGEADSVVPDVTVTPEQQPVMRPDLLATFELSELEKYYTEDQLAEHPERKG; via the coding sequence ATGACGGTTGAGGTCGAACGGCATTCCTACGACGTGGTCGTGATCGGTGCCGGCGGCGCGGGCCTACGAGCGGTCATCGAAGCCCGGGAACGGGGTTTGAAGGTCGCCGTGGTGACGAAGTCGCTCTTCGGTAAGGCGCACACCGTCATGGCCGAGGGCGGTTGCGCCGCGGCAATGCGCAACGTCAACACCAAGGACAGCTGGCAGGTGCACTTCGGTGACACCATGCGTGGCGGCAAGTTCCTCAACAACTGGCGGATGGCCGAGCTGCACGCGCAGGAAGCTCCCGACCGGGTGTGGGAGTTGGAGACCTACGGCGCGCTGTTCGACCGCACCAAAGACGGCAAGATCAGCCAGCGCAACTTCGGTGGGCACACCTATCCGCGGCTGGCACACGTCGGCGACCGCACCGGCCTGGAGATCATCCGCACCCTGCAGCAGAAGATCGTCTCGCTGCAGCAGGACGACAAGAAGGAACTGGGCGACTACGAGGCCCGGATCAAGGTCTTCCACGAGTGCGCGATCACCGATCTCATCAAGGACGGCCCGGAGAATGGTGGGCGGATCGCCGGCGCCTTCGGCTACTGGCGCGAGACCGGCAAGTTCATCCTGTTCGAGACGCCGGCTGTGGTGCTCGCGACCGGCGGCATCGGCAAATCGTTCAAGGTCTCGTCGAATTCCTGGGAGTACACCGGCGACGGGCATGCGCTCGCGCTGCGCGCGGGATCCGGCCTGATCAACATGGAGTTCATCCAGTTCCATCCGACCGGGATGGTCTGGCCGCTGTCGGTGAAGGGCATCCTGGTCACCGAGGGTGTCCGCGGTGACGGCGGAGTTCTGAAGAACTCCGATGGCAAGCGGTTCATGTTCGACTACATCCCCGAAGTGTTCAAGGGGCAGTACGCCGAAACCGAGGAAGAAGCCGATCAGTGGCTCAAGGACAACGACTCCGCGCGCCGCACCCCTGACCTGCTGCCTCGCGACGAGGTCGCCCGCGCCATCAACGACGAGGTCAAGGCCGGTCGCGGCACGCCGCACGGCGGCGTCTACCTGGACATCGCCTCGCGTATGCCCGCCGAGGAGATCAAGCGCCGCCTGCCATCGATGTACCACCAGTTCATCGAGCTGGCCGAGGTCGACATCACCAAGGACATGATGGAGGTCGGTCCGACCTGTCACTACGTGATGGGCGGCATCGAGGTCGATCCCGACACCGGCGCCGGCTCGACACCCGGCCTGTTCGCAGCCGGCGAGTGCTCCGGCGGTATGCACGGCTCGAACCGGCTCGGTGGCAACTCGCTTTCTGACCTGCTGGTGTTCGGCCGGCGCGCCGGACTCGGTGCCGCCGACTATGTGCGGGCGCTCTCCGCACGCCCTGCCGTGACGGACGAGGCGATCGACGCGGCCGCCAAGCTCGCGCTGTCGCCGTTCGAGCCGAAGGCCAACGCCGAGAATCCCTACACCCTGCATGCCGAGCTACAGCAGTCGATGAACGACCTGGCGGGCATCATCCGCAAGGAAGGCGAACTCGAAGAGGCGCTCGCCAAGATCGACGAGCTCAAGGCGCGCTACGCCAACGTCGTCGTCGAGGGCGGACGGGTCTTCAACCCCGGGTGGCACCTGGCGATCGACATGCGCAACATGCTGCTGGTCAGCGAGTGTGTGGCCAAGGCCGCGCTGCAGCGCACGGAAAGCCGTGGCGGACACACCCGTGACGACTTCCCGAAGATGGACGCCCACTGGCGCAATAAGTTGCTGGTCTGCCGGGTCGCACCCGGGGAGGCCGATAGCGTCGTGCCCGACGTGACGGTGACGCCTGAGCAGCAGCCCGTGATGCGGCCTGATCTGCTGGCGACGTTCGAGCTGTCCGAACTCGAGAAGTACTACACCGAAGATCAACTAGCCGAGCACCCTGAGCGGAAGGGCTGA
- a CDS encoding GNAT family N-acetyltransferase — protein sequence MHAQVHTARLVHTSDLDTETRHNARQMVTEAFAEWTEFTDSDWEHALGGMHAVIVHRGVLVAHAAVVQRRLLYNGAALRCGYVEGVAVHEDWRGQGLAHAVMDAIEQVIRGAYQIGALSSSPIGEKIYRPRGWLNWQGPTSVLAPGGPARTRKDDGSIFVLPVDIDVDTNSGLTCDWRDGDVW from the coding sequence GTGCACGCGCAGGTCCACACCGCCCGGCTGGTTCACACCAGCGACCTGGACACCGAGACCCGCCACAACGCCCGGCAGATGGTTACCGAGGCGTTCGCCGAGTGGACCGAGTTCACCGATTCGGACTGGGAGCACGCCCTGGGCGGGATGCACGCCGTCATCGTCCATCGTGGTGTGCTGGTCGCACACGCGGCCGTCGTGCAACGGCGGCTGCTTTACAACGGCGCAGCGCTGCGCTGCGGCTACGTAGAAGGCGTCGCGGTGCACGAAGACTGGCGCGGGCAGGGCCTTGCGCACGCCGTGATGGACGCGATCGAACAGGTAATCCGCGGGGCCTATCAGATCGGGGCACTGAGCTCGAGTCCCATCGGGGAGAAGATCTACCGTCCCCGCGGCTGGCTGAACTGGCAGGGCCCAACCTCCGTCCTTGCGCCCGGCGGGCCGGCCCGCACGCGAAAGGACGACGGCTCGATCTTCGTCCTGCCGGTCGACATCGATGTCGACACCAATTCCGGACTGACCTGCGACTGGCGCGACGGCGACGTCTGGTAG
- a CDS encoding MmpS family transport accessory protein encodes MKAIPVGRVLKRIWIPVVLVVVLAVSGLVVSRLHKKFGSQDLNAGAGAGIEIVQFNPKVMVYDVYGAPGTTAQISYFDPEAKVHTVTVPLPWSITLSTTLPAVSASLMARTDGDQIGCRVTVNGTVREEQSADGINAQTYCLVKSA; translated from the coding sequence GTGAAAGCTATTCCGGTGGGTCGCGTACTGAAACGCATCTGGATCCCGGTGGTCCTCGTGGTGGTGCTGGCGGTCTCCGGCCTGGTCGTTTCGCGTCTGCACAAGAAGTTCGGGTCGCAGGACCTGAACGCCGGCGCCGGTGCGGGCATCGAGATCGTCCAGTTCAATCCCAAAGTGATGGTCTACGACGTCTATGGCGCGCCGGGGACCACCGCACAGATCAGTTATTTCGACCCGGAAGCCAAGGTGCACACCGTCACCGTGCCACTGCCCTGGTCGATCACCCTGTCGACAACGTTGCCTGCCGTCAGCGCCAGCCTTATGGCGCGAACGGATGGCGATCAGATTGGATGCCGCGTCACCGTGAACGGAACCGTCCGTGAAGAGCAATCGGCCGATGGCATCAATGCCCAGACCTACTGCCTGGTGAAGTCCGCATGA